The sequence CGACCTCCAGGTAGGTGGCCACGCCCGCCTTGAAGCTCACATCCGTCAGGCGGTTGGACTCGCGCGCCAGCTCCAGGGCCTCCTCGGCCTTGGAGCGGTTGGCCAGCGCGTTCTCCAGGTCCAGCTTGGAGCGCCGCACCTCTTCCTTCACCCGGGCCTGCGCCAGCGCCTGGGTGACGGTGGCCTCGCGCACGCGCGACGACGCCTCGGAGAGGTTCGCCTCACGCAGGCCGCCGTCGAACAGCGTCCAGCTGGCGCCGAAGGTGATGGCCCAGGTCTCGTTCTGGCCGGTGAAGCCCGCCGCGTTCGCGATGCGGTACGCGCCCGTCACGCCCAGCGTGGGCAGGTAGCTCAGGATGACGCCCGTCTTGTTGATGCGGCTCAACTTCAGGCCCACTTCGGCGGCCTGCACGTCCGAGCGATCCTGGATGGCCTGGTTGACCAGGTCGTCCGGCGACGCCTGCGCGGGCACCGTCGGCTCCGGCGGCGGGGCCAGGTCGAAGTCCGGCTCGCGCTGGATGAGCGTGCCCAGCGCCAGCTTCAGGCCCGCGAGCGCGTTCTTCGCGCGCACCAGGTCCTGCTCCGCGCGCGAGCGGTCCAGCTGGGCGCGCAAGAGCGCCACGCGCGTCACCGTGCCCGCGTCGAACCGCGCCTGGGTGTCCTTCTCCCGCGCCTGGTTCAGCTCCAGGAGGCGCTCCTGCGCGCGCAGGGCTTCCTGCTGCGCCGCGGCGCCGTAGTACGCCTGCGCCACGCCGAAGAGCACCTGCCGGCGCGCCGTCTGCGTGTTGAGCTCCGCCAGCTGCACGGCCTTGTAGGAGGCCGCGATGCCCGCCCACAGCTGCGGCGCGATGATGGCCTGCCGCGCCTCCAGCTGCGCACCCTTCTGGATGAGCGGCTGGATGGTGATGTCCACCGGCGCGATGGGGCCCGCGGGGATGACCGCCGCCACGTTGTTGCGCGTGATGGACGCTCCGGCGGTGATGGTGGGCAGGTAGCCGGCCCAGGCGCGGCGCGTCGCGAGCGATGCCTGCTCGAAGCGCTCCTGGGCGACCTTCAAATCGAGGTTCTGCTGGCGGGCGGACTCCAGCGCCTCATCCAGCGTCAGTACGGGCGCCGCGGCCAGGGTGGCCGACAGGGACAGCGCCAGAAAGGTACTCATACCGCTTCGACCTCCTCACCGACCCGCGGGAGCGCGAGGCGGATCCGTCCAATGGACGACTGCGTTGCGTCCTCTACCCGAGCCCGGAGCCTCGTGAAAGTACTCCGCACTGTCGGATGTTGGAATATGCGGAATGTAGTAGCGGTCAATGGTTGAGGATGTCAATTGTTTATGTGCGCCCGATGAATT comes from Corallococcus macrosporus and encodes:
- a CDS encoding TolC family protein, which translates into the protein MSTFLALSLSATLAAAPVLTLDEALESARQQNLDLKVAQERFEQASLATRRAWAGYLPTITAGASITRNNVAAVIPAGPIAPVDITIQPLIQKGAQLEARQAIIAPQLWAGIAASYKAVQLAELNTQTARRQVLFGVAQAYYGAAAQQEALRAQERLLELNQAREKDTQARFDAGTVTRVALLRAQLDRSRAEQDLVRAKNALAGLKLALGTLIQREPDFDLAPPPEPTVPAQASPDDLVNQAIQDRSDVQAAEVGLKLSRINKTGVILSYLPTLGVTGAYRIANAAGFTGQNETWAITFGASWTLFDGGLREANLSEASSRVREATVTQALAQARVKEEVRRSKLDLENALANRSKAEEALELARESNRLTDVSFKAGVATYLEVADANTALTNAEVGFVSERLQASLAALRLLNSLGSFESGSVKKDAAALGAQPGAGAPQQQPAQQQPPAQQPAQEQPAPQQPAPQQ